The sequence TCATGAAGAGCGACCAGGCCTCCGTCTTCGGGTTCCCCAACCCGATGATGGGCCTCGTGGCGTACGGCATCGTGATCGCCGTCGGCGTGAGCCTGCTCGGCAGGGCGACCTACCCGCGCTGGTACTGGCTGACCTTCAACGCGGGCACGCTGTTCGGCGTCGGATTCGTGACCTGGCTGCAGTACCAGTCGCTGTACAACATCAACTCGCTGTGCCTGTGGTGCTGCCTCGCCTGGGTCGCGACGATCATCATGTTCTGGGCCGTCACCTCGCACAACGTCCGCAACGGCCTGCTGCCCGCGCCCGGCTGGCTGAAGGGGTTCCTCGACGAGTTCGCCTGGGTGCTGCCGGTCCTGCACATCGGGATCATCGGCATGCTGATCCTGACGCGCTGGTGGGACTTCTGGACCAGCTGACGGAGCGGCCGGCTTGCGGGACAGGGGCCGGGGCGCGTTGTCAGTGGGGTGACATAGGGTTTCGCACGTGGAGCCCGACCTGTTTACCGCCGCAGCCGAGGAACGCCAGGAGAAGGACCCGTCCGGGAGCCCCCTGGCCGTCCGGATGCGCCCGCGCACCCTCGACGAGGTCGAGGGCCAGCAGCATCTGCTGAAGCCGGGCTCGCCCCTGCGCAGACTCGTCGGCGAGGGCGGCGGCGGCCCGGCCGGACCCTCCTCGGTGATCCTCTGGGGCCCGCCCGGCACCGGCAAGACGACCCTGGCGTACGTGGTCTCCAAGGCGACGAACAAGCGCTTCGTGGAGCTCTCCGCTATCACCGCGGGCGTCAAGGAGGTCCGCGCGGTCATCGAGGGCGCCCGCCGCGCCACCGGGGGCTACGGCAAGGAGACCGTCCTCTTCCTCGACGAGATCCACCGCTTCAGCAAGGCCCAGCAGGACTCCCTGCTCCCGGCGGTCGAGAACCGCTGGGTGACGCTGATCGCGGCGACCACGGAGAACCCGTACTTCTCGATCATCTCCCCGCTGCTGTCCCGCTCGCTGCTGCTCACCCTCGAACCGCTCACCGACGACGACCTGCGCGGGCTGCTGCGCCGGGCGCTCACCGACGAGCGCGGCCTCAAGGGCGCCCTCACCCTCCCCGAGGACAGCGAGGAGCACCTCCTGCGGATCGCCGGCGGTGACGCCCGGCGTGCCCTCACCGCACTGGAGGCCGCCGCCGGGGCGGCGCTCGACAAGAAGGACGCCGGGATCACCCTCCAGACCCTGGAGGAGACCGTCGACCGGGCCGCGGTGAAGTACGACCGCGACGGCGACCAGCACTACGACGTGGCCAGCGCCCTGATCAAGTCGATCCGGGGCTCGGACGTCGACGCGGCACTGCACTACCTGGCCCGGATGATCGAGGCCGGCGAGGACCCCCGGTTCATCGCCCGGCGGCTGATGATCTCCGCCAGCGAGGACATCGGCCTCGCCGATCCGAACGCCCTGCCGACCGCCGTCGCGGCCGCCCAGGCCGTCGCCATGATCGGCTTCCCCGAGGCCGCGCTCACCCTCAGCCACGCCACCATCGCCCTCGCCCTGGCCCCGAAGTCGAACGCCGCGACGACGGCGATCGGCGCCGCCATGGAGGACGTCCGCAAGGGCCACGCGGGACCCGTGCCGATGCACCTGCGCGACGGGCACTACAAGGGCGCGGCCAAGCTCGGCCACGCGCAGGGGTACGTGTATCCGCACGACCTGCCCGAAGGCATCGCCGCCCAGCAGTACGCGCCCGAGGAGCTCAAGGACCGCGAGTACTACACGCCGACCCGGCACGGCGCCGAGGCGCGCTACGCGGACGCGGTGGAGTGGACGAGGAAGCACCTCGGTCGAGGACGGCCCTGATCACCTGTAGACTCTCCGAAGCGCTGCGTCCCGTGTCCGGCTCCGGTCGGCACCACCAGAACGGGACATGCAGCCGGAGCCCCCACCCCCGGGTGAGGAATCCAGGAGCGTCGCGCACCGTCGAAGGTGTCGCGGGCAGCCCATCACCCTCTCGGAATTCTCCGGGAACCGGTCGGTGGGCCACTCGCGTGCTGCACATGTGCCCAGCTCAGGGAGCGGCTGCCCGCCAGGTCCGTCAGGACCCGAAGGGTTTCCCTGGCTGCGGATGCGACCTCCCCTAACCACTGGTGAAGCCGTATTCACATCAGAAATCACGAGGTGTTTGGTTCATGACGAACCAGTCCCGCCCCAAGGTCAAGAAGTCGCGTGCCCTCGGCATCGCGCTGACCCCGAAGGCCGTCAAGTACTTCGAGGCGCGCCCGTACCCGCCCGGCGAGCACGGCCGTGGCCGCAAGCAGAACTCGGACTACAAGGTCCGTCTGCTGGAGAAGCAGCGTCTGCGCGCGCAGTACGACGTGTCCGAGCGTCAGCTCGTCCGCGCGTACGAGCGTGCCGCCAAGACGCAGGGCAAGACCGGTGAGGCCCTGGTCATCGAGCTGGAGCGTCGTCTCGACGCGCTGGTTCTTCGTTCGGGCATCGCCCGCACGATCTACCAGGCCCGCCAGATGGTCGTGCACGGCCACATCGAGGTCAACGGTGGCAAGGTCGACAAGCCGTCCTTCCGCGTCAAGCCCGACGACGTCGTGATGGTCCGCGAGCGCAGCCGCAGCAAGACCCTGTTCGAGGTCGCCCGTGCCGGTGGGTTCGCCCCCGACGGTGAGACCCCGCGCTACCTCCAGGTGAACCTCGGCGCCCTGGCGTTCCGCCTGGACCGCGAGCCGAACCGCAAGGAAATCCCGGTCATCTGCGACGAGCAGCTCGTCGTCGAGTACTACGCCCGCTGATCAGGCGCAGTACCGCACCACCGGCCTAGCGCCTGCTTTCAGCCCGTCGCCTCCTCACCCTCGCGGGTGGGCGAGGCGGCGGGTTCTCGCATGTCCGGGGGTGCCGGGATGCCGCGCGGCGCGGGTGCCGCGCCGAGTGCCTCCTGCCGGGGGTGCCCCAGCGCCCGGACCACCGCCGCCTGCCGGCCCAGCCGCGCCCCGTCCCGTACGCACTCCTCGTACCGCTCGTCGCCCAGCCGCTCCCGGGCCGTCTCCTCGCACTGCTCGTGCGGGGCGTTGTAATAGGCGGAGCCGAACAGGGGCAGGCCCACCGACGGCCACATCCGGGAGGCGGAACCCTGGAGCACCGCAGCCTCGGCGGCGTCGCCCTCCGTCACGGTGACCAGCGCGAGCAGTTCCACCGCCAGCACCGTGCCGAGCAGGTCGTGGAAGACATGTGTGATGTCCAGGCACTCCGTCAGCAACTGCCGGGCCCCGGGCAGATCGGCCTCGGTCCAGGCCGCGTACGCCAGCACGTACAGCGCGTACGCCAGCGACCAGCGCTCCCCGTGGTCCACGCAGACCCGGCGCACCTCCTCGCACAGCCGCACCGCATCCGGCAGATCGCCCTGGAAGGCCAGCGCCATCGCCAGCTCGACCTGCCCCATCAGGACGTTGCTGTTGAGCTCGCCGATGTCGTGATAGCGGTCGAGCGCCGAGCGCAGCAGCGTCTCCGCGCGGGGCATGTCGTCGGTGACCAGGGCCAGGCAGCCGGTGCGGTGCTCGGCGTAGGCGAGCGCGGTGAAGTCACCGGAACGTTCCGCCGTCCGACGGCACTCGTCGAGCGCGGCGACCGCGGGCACGGTGTCGCCCTGGAGGATCGCCACATAGCCGAGCACCCACAGTGCCTTCAGCCGGGAGCGCTCGTGCTCGGTGTCCAGCTCCACGCTCCGCTCCAGCCAGTGCCGCCCCTCCGACAGCCGCCCGCAGCCCACCCAGTAGAACCAGAGGGTCCCCGCGAGGTACTGGCCCAGATGTCCGCCGTCCGGCTCGCTCAGACAGTGCTCCAGGGCGCGGCGCAGGTTCGGCAGCTCCGCCTCCACCCGCGCGGCCACCTCACGCTGCCGGGGCGAGAACCAGTCCAGCTCGCCCCACGTCGCGAGCCCCATGTACCAGTCGCGGTGGCGCCGCCGGAGCCGCTCCCCGTCCTCTGTGGCCTCCAGCCAGTCCGCCCCGTACGCCCGGACCGTGTCCAGCATCCGGTAGCGCACCCCGGCCGCCGTCTCCTCACGGGTGATCACCGACTGGGCCAGCAGCTCGCCGAGCACGTCGAGGATGTTGTCGGGGTGCAGCCCGTCGCCCCCGCACACGTACTCCACGGACTCCAGGTCGAACCGCCCGGCGAACACCGAGAGCCGCGACCACATCAGCCGCTCCTGCGGTGTGCACAGTTCATGGCTCCAGCCGATCGCCGTACGCAGGGTCTGATGTCGCGGCAGCATGTCGCGCCCCCCGCCCGTGAGCAGCCGGAAGCGGTCGTCGAGCCGGGCCAGCAACTGGGCGGGGGAGAGGGCCCGCAGCCGTCCCGCGGCCAGCTCGACCGCGAGCGGGACACCGTCCAGCCGCCGGCAGATCTCCCGCACGTCCGCGCGGTTGCCGTCGTGCAGGGTGAAACCCGGTGTGCCGGCGGCGGCCCGGTCCGCGAACAGCTCGGCCGCCTCCCGCTCGGTCAGCGGCGCCAGCGGGAACAGCTGCTCGCCCTCCACCGAGAGCGGCCTGCGCCCTACCGCGAGCACCCGCAGGCCCGCCGAGCGTCTCAGCAGCTCACCGACCAGCGACGCGCACGCGTCGACCAGATGCTCGAACCCGTCGAGCACGAGCAGGAGCCGGCGCTCCGCGAGATGTTCGAGCAGGACCTGGCGCGGCGGCCGCGAGGTGTGATCCGTCAGCCCCAGCGCCTCCACGACCGCGTACTCGACGAGTTCCGGCTCGCGCAGCGCGGCCAGCTCCACCCGCCACACCCCGTCGCGCGGCCGGACCAGGGCCGCCGCGCGCGCCGCCAGCCGCGACTTGCCGACTCCGCCCGGGCCCGTCACCGTCACCAGCCGCTCGGCGTCGAGGGCCGTGCCCAGCTGCGTCAGTTCGGCCGAGCGGCCCACGAACGAGTTGAGCTCCAGAGGCAGATTGCCGGCCCGGTGACCGCCCGCCCCCGCACCGGAACGCTGAGAACCATGAGAACGCGACATAGGCAACGGAGCGTACTCACCCATACGCACTCCGTACAATCGCTTCGCGCAACTCCGGTTCCGGCGGACGGTAATCCGGTACGGAGCCGCGGCCCCGGCGCGATAGGGTCACAGGACGACTTTTCGATGGTGAGGCACGAATTCAGGGAGCGGGTGCGCAGTGTCCGGTGGTGAGGTGGCCGGGATCCTGGTGGCCGTCTTCTGGGCGATCCTGGTCTCCTTCCTCGCGGTGGCACTCGCGAGGCTGGCCCAGACGCTCAGGGCGACCACCAAGCTCGTCGCGGACGTGACCGAACAGACGGTCCCGCTCCTCGCGGACGCCTCCGCGGCCGTGCGCTCCGCGCAGACACAGATCGAGCGGGTCGACGCCATCGCGTCGGACGTCCAGGAGGTCACGTCGAACGCGTCGGCGCTCTCCTCGACCGTCGCCTCGACCTTCGGTGGCCCGCTGGTGAAGGTCGCGGCGTTCGGCTACGGCGTGCGCCGGGCCATGAGCGGCGGCCGCCGCGAGGACGAGCCCGCCAAGCCCACGCGACGCACTGTGATCGTGGGCCGCACCGTCCCGTCGGCGCGACGGGGAAAGCGGAAGAAGGACTGACGCGATGTTCCGCCGTACGTTCTGGTTCACCGCGGGCGCAGCCGCCGGCGTGTGGGCCACCACCAAGGTCAACCGCAAGATCAGGCAGCTGACGCCCGAGAGCCTGGCGGCGCAGGCCGCCAACAAGGCGATCGAAGCGGGCCACCGCCTCAAGGACTTCGCACTCGACGTCCGTGACGGCATGGCCCAGCGCGAGGCGGAACTCGGTGAGGCCCTCGGGCTGAACGCCGACCCCGAACTGCCGTCCCCGCGCGATGTCGCAGCCCTGGAGAACGGCAGCGACCCCCGGCACGGCAAGAATGCGAAGTACAGCAAGAACCCGACGTACGTCGAGAGGTCGACGTACTCGTACAACCGGAATGAGGACCACTGATGGAGTCGGCCGAGATTCGTCGCCGCTGGTTGAGCTTCTTCGAGGAGCGCGGGCACACCGTCGTCCCTTCGGCGTCGCTCATCGCGGACGACCCGACTCTCCTCCTGGTCCCGGCCGGCATGGTTCCCTTCAAGCCGTACTTCCTCGGTGAGGTCAAGCCCCCCTTCGCCCGCGCCACCAGCGTCCAGAAGTGCGTCCGGACACCGGACATCGAAGAGGTCGGCAAGACCACCCGGCACGGCACGTTCTTCCAGATGTGCGGCAACTTCTCCTTCGGCGACTACTTCAAGGAAGGCGCCATCAAGTACGCCTGGGAGCTGCTGACCAGCCCTCAGGACAAGGGTGGTTACGGCCTGGAGCCGGAGAAGCTCTGGATCACCGTGTACCTGGAGGACGACGAGGCCGAGCGCATCTGGCACGAGGTCGTCGGCGTCCCCAAGGAGCGCATCCAGCGCCTCGGCAAGAAGGACAACTACTGGTCCATGGGCGTCCCGGGCCCCTGCGGCCCGTGTTCCGAGATCAACTACGACCGCGGCCCCGAGTTCGGCGTCGAGGGCGGCCCTGCCGTCAACGACGAGCGGTACGTGGAGATCTGGAACCTCGTCTTCATGCAGTACGAGCGCGGCGAGGGCACCTCGAAGGAGGACTTCGAGATCCTCGGCGACCTGCCGAGCAAGAACATCGACACCGGCCTCGGCCTGGAACGCCTCGCCATGATCCTGCAGGGCGTGCAGAACCTGTACGAGATCGACACCTCCATGGCCGTCATCAGGAAGGCCACCGAGCTGACCGGTGTCGAGTACGGCGCCGCCCACGGTTCCGACGTCTCCCTGCGCGTGGTCACCGACCACATGCGGACGTCCGTGATGCTCATCGGCGACGGCGTCTCCCCGGGCAACGAGGGCCGCGGTTACGTGCTGCGCCGCATCATGCGCCGCGCCATCCGCAACATGCGGCTGCTCGGCGCCACCGGACCGGTCGTGCAGGACCTCGTCGACGTCGTCATCGAGATGATGGGCCGGCAGTACCCGGAGCTCGTCTCCGACCGCAAGCGCATCGAGACCGTCGCCCTCGCCGAGGAGGCCGCCTTCCTCAAGGCGCTGAAGGGCGGCACCAACATCCTCGACACCGCCGTGACGGAGACCAAGGCCTCCGGAGGCACCGTCCTCTCCGGCGACAAGGCCTTCCTGCTCCACGACACCTGGGGCTTCCCGATCGACCTCACCCTGGAAATGGCCTCCGAACAGGGCCTCTCCGTGGACGAGGACGGCTTCCGGCGCCTGATGAAGGAGCAGCGGGAGCGCGCCAAGGCCGACGCCAAGGCCAAGAAGACCGGTCACGCCGACATGGGCGCCTACCGCGAGATCGCCGACGCCGCCGGCGAGACCGACTTCATCGGCTACACGAGCACCGAGGGCGAGTCCACGGTTGTCGGCATCCTCGTCGACGGTGCCTCCTCGCCGGCCGCCATCGAGGGCGACGAGGTCGAGATCGTCCTGGACCGCACCCCGTTCTACGCCGAGGGCGGCGGCCAGATCGGCGACACCGGCCGCATCAGGATCGACACCGGCGCCGTGATCGAGGTCAGGGACTGCCAGAAGCCCGTCCCCGGGGTGTACGTCCACAAGGGCGTCGTCCAGGTCGGCGAGGTGACCGTCGGAGCCAAGGCCCAGGCCGTCATCGACGTGCGCCGCCGCACGGCCATCGCCCGCGCCCACTCGGCCACGCACCTCACCCACCAGGCCCTGCGCGACGCCCTGGGCCCGACGGCCGCCCAGGCCGGTTCCGAGAACCAGCCAGGCCGCTTCCGCTTCGACTTCGGCTCCCCGTCCGCCGTGCCCACGGCCGTGATGACGGACGTCGAGCAGAAGATCAACGAGGTGCTCACCCGCGACCTCGACGTCCACGCCGAGGTCCTGAGCATCGACGAGGCCAAGAAGCAGGGCGCCATCGCCGAGTTCGGCGAGAAGTACGGCGAGCGGGTGCGCGTCGTCACCATCGGCGACTTCTCCAAGGAGCTGTGCGGCGGCACGCACGTGCACAACACCTCCCAGCTCGGCCTGGTGAAGCTGCTCGGCGAGTCGTCGATCGGTTCGGGTGTACGCCGTATCGAGGCCCTGGTGGGTGTCGACGCCTACAACTTCCTCGCCCGCGAGCACACGGTCGTCGCCCAGCTCCAGGAGCTGATCAAGGGCCGTCCGGAGGAGCTTCCGGAGAAGGTTTCGGCCATGCTCGGCAAGCTGAAGGACGCCGAGAAGGAGATCGAGAAGTTCCGCGCGGAGAAGGTCCTCCAGGCCGCCGCCGGTCTCGCCGGGTCCGCCAAGGACGTACGCGGCGTCGCCGTGGTCACCGGGCAGGTCCCGGACGGCACGAGCGCCGACGACCTGCGCAAGCTGGTCCTCGACGTGCGCGGCCGTATCCAGGGCGGACGGGCCGTCGTGGTCGCCCTGTTCACCGCCGTGGGCGGCAAGCCGCTCACGGTCATCGCCACCAACGAGGCCGCCCGCGAGCGCGGCCTCAAGGCCGGTGACCTGGTGCGCACGGCCGCCAAGACCCTCGGCGGCGGCGGTGGCGGCAAGCCCGACGTCGCTCAGGGCGGTGGCCAGAATCCGTCCGCCATCGGTGAGGCCGCCGACGCCGTCGAGCGGCTTGTGGCCGAGACCGCCAAGTGAGCGACGGCGAGCGGGTCATGCGCCGCGGTCGCCGGCTCGCCGTCGACGTCGGGGACGCCCGGATCGGGGTCGCCTCCTGCGACCCCGACGGGATCCTCGCCACGCCGGTGGAGACCGTGCCGGGGCGCGACGTCCCGGCCGCCCACCGGCGCCTGAGGCAACTCGTCGAGGAGTACGAGCCGATCGAGGTCGTCGTCGGTCTTCCTCGCTCCCTCAAGGGGGGCGAGGGCCCGGCCGCGGTCAAGGTCCGCGCCTTCGCCCAGGAGCTCGCACGGGGCATCGCACCCATCCCGGTGCGCCTCGTGGACGAGAGGATGACCACAGTGACGGCCAGTCAGGGACTGCGCGCCTCGGGCGTGAAGTCCAAGAAGGGCAGATCGGTCATCGACCAGGTGGCAGCCGTGATCATTCTCCAGCAGGCACTGGAGTCCGAACGGGCGTCAGGCACATCCCCCGGCGAGGGCGTCGAAGTGGTCATCTGATCGCGGTACGGTAACGTTCCGCGCGATGCGGTGGTGTTCGAATAGCCTCCGCACAGGAGAGAGGCGACGGAAGCCCAGCCACCGCGCGACCACCGCCTCGCGGCTCTAGGGGATCGATGACCGAGTATGGCCGGGGCCCAGGCTCCGAACCGTGGCATCCCGAGGACCCGTTGTACGGGGACGGCGGATGGGGAGGACAGGAGGCCCAGGCGGCCCAGTCCCCCTACGGCGGCCAGCCGCAGCATTATCCGGAGCAGCCGCAGCAGCCGCAGTACGGCGACTGGGGCACGGGCCAGCAGGCCGACTACGACCAGGGGCAGCAGCAGTACGCCCAGGGACAGCAGCAGCACTACGGCCAGGAGCAGCAGCAGTACGGCGGTCAGCCTCCGCAGCAGTACAACGGTCAGGGTGGGCAGGGCTACCCCGACCACGGCGGTCAGCAGTACGACCAGAACGGCCGGCCGTACAACGGCGGCGGCTGGGACACGGGTCAGCAGTACCAGCCGCAGCAGCAGGTCCCGTACAGCGGTGACCCGAACGACCCCTACGGCGGCCAGGCCGTGGCGTACGGCGGTCAGCAGCCCGACTACTACGGGACCCCCGACGCGTACCCGCCGCCGGAGCCACCGGGCCGCCGCCGCGCCGAACCGGAGCCGGAAGCGGAACCGGAATCGCAGCGGACCGACTGGGACCCGGGCCCGGACCAGGGCGAGCACGCGTTCTTCGCCGACGGTGACGACGAGGACGACACCGACGACGATCCGCAGAGCCGTCGGCGTGGAAAAAGCGGAAAAGGCGGCAAAGGCGGTAAGGGGAGCAAGGGCAAAGGCGAGAAGAAGAGCCGGAGCGGCTGTGCCTGCCTGGTCGTCTCGCTCGTCTTCACCTCGGTGATCGGCGGAGTCGGATATTTCGGCTACCAGTTCTATCAGAGCCGTTTCGGCTCGGCTCCCGACTACGCGGGCGACGGAACCGGTGAGCAGGTGACCGTCGTCATTCCCAAGGGCGCCTTCGGATCGGTGATCGGCCAGAAACTGAAGGCGGCCGGCGTCGTCAGGAGTGTGGACGCGTTCGTCGCGGCCCAGGCGCAGAACGCGGACGGCGACAAGATTCAGGCGGGTTCCTACCTCCTGAAAAAGGAGATGTCCGCAGAAAGCGCTGTCGCGCTGATGCTCGATCCCAAGAGCCAGAACAATCTGGTGGTCCGGGAGGGGCAGCGCAACGTCACGGTGTACGAGGCGATCGACAAGCAGCTGGAACTCTCCAAGGGAACCACCGCCAAGGTCGCCAAGAGCAAGTACAAGAGCCTCGGGCTGCCGGACTGGGCGAACGACGACAGCGACATCAAGGACCCGCTGGAAGGATTCCTCTATCCGGCGACCTATCCCGCCGACAAGAACATGAAGCCCGAGACCGTCCTGAAGGACATGGTTTCGCAGGCCAACAAGGAGTACGCCAAGTACGACCTGGAGGCGAAGGCCAAGGACCTCGGCCTGGAGGACCCGCTGCAGGTCGTCACGGTCGCGAGTCTCGTCCAGGCCGAGGGCATCACGCACGACGACTTCAAGAAGATGGCGTCCGTCGTCTACAACCGGCTGAAGCCGACGAACGACGTCACCAACCAGAAACTTGAGTTCGACTCGACGTACAACTATCTCAAGGGCCAGAGCAAGATCGATATCTCTGTCGCCGAGATCCGCAACTACGACGACCCGTACAACACGTACTTCTACAAGGGTCTGCCGCCCGGGCCGATCGGTAATCCCGGCGACGAGGCACTGAGGGCGGCGCTGAAGCCCGACGGCGGTGCGTGGATGTTCTTCATCTCCATCGACGGCAAGAAGACGGACTTCACCAAGACCTTGGCCGAGCACGAGAAGTTGGTTCAGAAATTCAATGAGCGGCGCAACAAGGACTGACGGAGAACGGCGGTTCCGAGCCGCCGTTCTCGGTTCCCCGATCGCCCATTCCCTTTCCCCGGTGCTGCACCGTGCCGCGTACGAGGAACTGGGTCTGCACAACTGGTCGTACGACCGTTTCCGGATCGACGAGGCGGCCCTGCCCGAATTCATCGGGGAACTCGGTCCCGAATGGGCCGGACTCTCGCTGACGATGCCGCTCAAGCGCGCGGTCATTCCGCTGCTCGACGAGATCAGTGGGACCGCGGCCTCCGTCGAGGCCGTGAACACGGTGGTGTGCACGCAGGACGGCCGCCGGGTCGGCGACAACACCGACATCCCCGGGATCGTCGCCGCCCTGCGGGAGCGGGGCATCGAACAAGTGGA is a genomic window of Streptomyces sp. NBC_00414 containing:
- the alaS gene encoding alanine--tRNA ligase, whose translation is MESAEIRRRWLSFFEERGHTVVPSASLIADDPTLLLVPAGMVPFKPYFLGEVKPPFARATSVQKCVRTPDIEEVGKTTRHGTFFQMCGNFSFGDYFKEGAIKYAWELLTSPQDKGGYGLEPEKLWITVYLEDDEAERIWHEVVGVPKERIQRLGKKDNYWSMGVPGPCGPCSEINYDRGPEFGVEGGPAVNDERYVEIWNLVFMQYERGEGTSKEDFEILGDLPSKNIDTGLGLERLAMILQGVQNLYEIDTSMAVIRKATELTGVEYGAAHGSDVSLRVVTDHMRTSVMLIGDGVSPGNEGRGYVLRRIMRRAIRNMRLLGATGPVVQDLVDVVIEMMGRQYPELVSDRKRIETVALAEEAAFLKALKGGTNILDTAVTETKASGGTVLSGDKAFLLHDTWGFPIDLTLEMASEQGLSVDEDGFRRLMKEQRERAKADAKAKKTGHADMGAYREIADAAGETDFIGYTSTEGESTVVGILVDGASSPAAIEGDEVEIVLDRTPFYAEGGGQIGDTGRIRIDTGAVIEVRDCQKPVPGVYVHKGVVQVGEVTVGAKAQAVIDVRRRTAIARAHSATHLTHQALRDALGPTAAQAGSENQPGRFRFDFGSPSAVPTAVMTDVEQKINEVLTRDLDVHAEVLSIDEAKKQGAIAEFGEKYGERVRVVTIGDFSKELCGGTHVHNTSQLGLVKLLGESSIGSGVRRIEALVGVDAYNFLAREHTVVAQLQELIKGRPEELPEKVSAMLGKLKDAEKEIEKFRAEKVLQAAAGLAGSAKDVRGVAVVTGQVPDGTSADDLRKLVLDVRGRIQGGRAVVVALFTAVGGKPLTVIATNEAARERGLKAGDLVRTAAKTLGGGGGGKPDVAQGGGQNPSAIGEAADAVERLVAETAK
- the mltG gene encoding endolytic transglycosylase MltG: MTEYGRGPGSEPWHPEDPLYGDGGWGGQEAQAAQSPYGGQPQHYPEQPQQPQYGDWGTGQQADYDQGQQQYAQGQQQHYGQEQQQYGGQPPQQYNGQGGQGYPDHGGQQYDQNGRPYNGGGWDTGQQYQPQQQVPYSGDPNDPYGGQAVAYGGQQPDYYGTPDAYPPPEPPGRRRAEPEPEAEPESQRTDWDPGPDQGEHAFFADGDDEDDTDDDPQSRRRGKSGKGGKGGKGSKGKGEKKSRSGCACLVVSLVFTSVIGGVGYFGYQFYQSRFGSAPDYAGDGTGEQVTVVIPKGAFGSVIGQKLKAAGVVRSVDAFVAAQAQNADGDKIQAGSYLLKKEMSAESAVALMLDPKSQNNLVVREGQRNVTVYEAIDKQLELSKGTTAKVAKSKYKSLGLPDWANDDSDIKDPLEGFLYPATYPADKNMKPETVLKDMVSQANKEYAKYDLEAKAKDLGLEDPLQVVTVASLVQAEGITHDDFKKMASVVYNRLKPTNDVTNQKLEFDSTYNYLKGQSKIDISVAEIRNYDDPYNTYFYKGLPPGPIGNPGDEALRAALKPDGGAWMFFISIDGKKTDFTKTLAEHEKLVQKFNERRNKD
- a CDS encoding ATP-binding protein, with product MSRSHGSQRSGAGAGGHRAGNLPLELNSFVGRSAELTQLGTALDAERLVTVTGPGGVGKSRLAARAAALVRPRDGVWRVELAALREPELVEYAVVEALGLTDHTSRPPRQVLLEHLAERRLLLVLDGFEHLVDACASLVGELLRRSAGLRVLAVGRRPLSVEGEQLFPLAPLTEREAAELFADRAAAGTPGFTLHDGNRADVREICRRLDGVPLAVELAAGRLRALSPAQLLARLDDRFRLLTGGGRDMLPRHQTLRTAIGWSHELCTPQERLMWSRLSVFAGRFDLESVEYVCGGDGLHPDNILDVLGELLAQSVITREETAAGVRYRMLDTVRAYGADWLEATEDGERLRRRHRDWYMGLATWGELDWFSPRQREVAARVEAELPNLRRALEHCLSEPDGGHLGQYLAGTLWFYWVGCGRLSEGRHWLERSVELDTEHERSRLKALWVLGYVAILQGDTVPAVAALDECRRTAERSGDFTALAYAEHRTGCLALVTDDMPRAETLLRSALDRYHDIGELNSNVLMGQVELAMALAFQGDLPDAVRLCEEVRRVCVDHGERWSLAYALYVLAYAAWTEADLPGARQLLTECLDITHVFHDLLGTVLAVELLALVTVTEGDAAEAAVLQGSASRMWPSVGLPLFGSAYYNAPHEQCEETARERLGDERYEECVRDGARLGRQAAVVRALGHPRQEALGAAPAPRGIPAPPDMREPAASPTREGEEATG
- the rpsD gene encoding 30S ribosomal protein S4 translates to MTNQSRPKVKKSRALGIALTPKAVKYFEARPYPPGEHGRGRKQNSDYKVRLLEKQRLRAQYDVSERQLVRAYERAAKTQGKTGEALVIELERRLDALVLRSGIARTIYQARQMVVHGHIEVNGGKVDKPSFRVKPDDVVMVRERSRSKTLFEVARAGGFAPDGETPRYLQVNLGALAFRLDREPNRKEIPVICDEQLVVEYYAR
- the ruvX gene encoding Holliday junction resolvase RuvX, with the translated sequence MRRGRRLAVDVGDARIGVASCDPDGILATPVETVPGRDVPAAHRRLRQLVEEYEPIEVVVGLPRSLKGGEGPAAVKVRAFAQELARGIAPIPVRLVDERMTTVTASQGLRASGVKSKKGRSVIDQVAAVIILQQALESERASGTSPGEGVEVVI
- a CDS encoding vitamin K epoxide reductase family protein — its product is MSKTTVREGVSTGPEAAGAPRTVGGGRFLALLLMITGAAGLLASWVITIDKFKLLEDPNFTPGCSLNPVVSCGNIMKSDQASVFGFPNPMMGLVAYGIVIAVGVSLLGRATYPRWYWLTFNAGTLFGVGFVTWLQYQSLYNINSLCLWCCLAWVATIIMFWAVTSHNVRNGLLPAPGWLKGFLDEFAWVLPVLHIGIIGMLILTRWWDFWTS
- a CDS encoding DUF6167 family protein, whose amino-acid sequence is MFRRTFWFTAGAAAGVWATTKVNRKIRQLTPESLAAQAANKAIEAGHRLKDFALDVRDGMAQREAELGEALGLNADPELPSPRDVAALENGSDPRHGKNAKYSKNPTYVERSTYSYNRNEDH
- a CDS encoding replication-associated recombination protein A — encoded protein: MEPDLFTAAAEERQEKDPSGSPLAVRMRPRTLDEVEGQQHLLKPGSPLRRLVGEGGGGPAGPSSVILWGPPGTGKTTLAYVVSKATNKRFVELSAITAGVKEVRAVIEGARRATGGYGKETVLFLDEIHRFSKAQQDSLLPAVENRWVTLIAATTENPYFSIISPLLSRSLLLTLEPLTDDDLRGLLRRALTDERGLKGALTLPEDSEEHLLRIAGGDARRALTALEAAAGAALDKKDAGITLQTLEETVDRAAVKYDRDGDQHYDVASALIKSIRGSDVDAALHYLARMIEAGEDPRFIARRLMISASEDIGLADPNALPTAVAAAQAVAMIGFPEAALTLSHATIALALAPKSNAATTAIGAAMEDVRKGHAGPVPMHLRDGHYKGAAKLGHAQGYVYPHDLPEGIAAQQYAPEELKDREYYTPTRHGAEARYADAVEWTRKHLGRGRP
- a CDS encoding DUF948 domain-containing protein; its protein translation is MSGGEVAGILVAVFWAILVSFLAVALARLAQTLRATTKLVADVTEQTVPLLADASAAVRSAQTQIERVDAIASDVQEVTSNASALSSTVASTFGGPLVKVAAFGYGVRRAMSGGRREDEPAKPTRRTVIVGRTVPSARRGKRKKD